The window ctctctctctctctctctctctctctctctctctctctctctctctctctctctctctctctctctctctctctctctctctctctctctctctctctctctctctctctctccccgcacgCCCAtgcaaattttcttcctttttttttttgctttgctttttGCAGTGGACAAACAGaccaatgaaagggttaagactaGAGGAGAAAGACTGTCAACATATTCCTGCTACGATTACATGATACCCTCCCTCCATTACCAGCGCTCCTTCattaatgcagaaaaaaatgcCACGAACACAAGTCAAGCTGATAGTGAACTGGTGTAGCAATATGTCTCCTTGTCAGTGCTGTTGAATTTAAAGTCTATGTTGCAAGTTTACTTATTCCTGTATTCAGTTAATGGTGGATAGTATAGCACCAaaatccacttcctcctcctcttcctactcttcttcttcctcctcttcctcctcttcctcctccttcactccggCATTCCTGTTTTTGTGGTCATCGtaaggcttgtattctcaaactttcctgtactttacctccactatttcaaaaggctttatttaaatctaGGTGAtttttttaaggtgcttttacggttctagaggcagagtgacaagatttctacattattaaccggagaaacactcttgaaaactccgctactcatctctgtggtcttagaaaatagtcgtggtgagagacaaAGTGTTTCCGAATATGTGCCCAAGTCATGTAACTTTCTGCACCCACTTCTATCGGTTACCTTTTTCTCTCAGTCCTTTGACATGCCGACTGATTCACACCAAAGGATGATACGTGGGAATGGGTAAAGTAGCCGAGTTTTATTACAGGGACCGCCACTTGTAGGTCTGATGGCTTTTCACATTTTCCCTTGCGTCCATGTGTTTTCCTATGATCAAATCTGAAGACTTGGGATTAACCCCTTatgtaccatgacacgttctcATATGTATTCTATTTACCATTTGGCGatcttatgcagcttcagaaactcatgggaaattgaaatagtgaagactctggccattaatctttcgacctccatagaccctttctaatataagtaaaatcgtcaaatcatatccaaaactcattgtaaaaatgcgtcctagtactgaagggttaatgaaAAGCTCTACACAGTGGCAGTGAGTTGGTTTTGTGTACTCAACTTCAGACTATGGCCAAGGTGGGAGCTTCCAAAAGAAATCATCGTGGAATAAGACAAGCGTTATGGTCCTGAAGTTTGAGTCACCATGCTTTGTTGTTCTGGTCAGAGGTTCTTTCGTTGTTTTATCCAGTGCGGGAATAGTGCTTTCATTCCGACTGTTGATTTATTTCCGTGTTTCTATGAAGTGTGGGATGGGAACGTTACATTTAGTACTTCATgcagtgttttcttctttttctattttttgtacgATTTTGTTTAAGAGAAATGGTATTCTAATATCTTgactcttttaatcttttctttttttctccttattattGACGTTCAAAGCCAAATGATCCCGGTAGTGTGGCGCCCTTTCACTTTATGAGTTAAATGCCAAAGAGAAATCACAAAGTATGTTTCTCTTGAGTCTTTGGACTTGACTTAAAGTGTTTCATTGGACCAGTGCAGCCTTCACTGGAGGATTCACGCAGACTATTGTAAGAGCCTCACTTTAGTGCAGTACTCAGCCATCACACAGCTACTCCACCTGTTACACTCATACGATCTTGAAAAGTAACGATTTATcatggagagaaagacaaacagacagacagacagacactattaggataaacaaacaaattggTTAACCgactggatgtgtgtgtgtgtgtgtgtgtgtgtgtgtgtgtgtgtgtgtgtgtgtgtgtgtgtgtgtgtgttgtgtgcgagGCAGTGGACACCATCAACACAATGGGTGCATCCGGGATGGCGGGTTGCCTCCTCTGCCTTCCCCGCGGTGCCCCCCTCGAGGCTCACGAGTCATGCCGCCCGCCGCTGCACGGTACATTAGCGGCCGCCTGTGAGAGCAGAGCGGTGGGGAGTCTGGCCACTATAGCGTGTCACTATAAATCACTATaaacatcatcgtcattataatGCACCAGCTGATAGCGGGACTCAAGAGCCAGACACCATAAAATTACCACTATGGGAGGAGGCGCCGCTGCCATGTGCCTCTAGCGTAGTGAACCCCAGGACCTGTGGCGGCTCCGAACTTGTGGTGGGTCGCAAGATTCCCCTTCCCTACGTGCTGCTTTTCGTAAATGAGTAAAGGAGTTTTAGCCAAGTTGTTATGGCACACCAAACATGTGAGGTGTGCAGCGCAGCTCACCACGAATTGAGGACATGGACTGTGCTCACTGCTGCTGCGCAAGACACACATTCTAGTCGCCGGGAATACAGATGAAATCAAACTGGGtggcaacaaaaaaattataatatgaACAACACTGGCTAGGGACATCTCACCAAACCAGACTCCCCGGACACCCGCAGCGTCACGCGAGGCGAGGCCACAGCACAGTCTCCAGTGAGTGCCGGCTCCCGGGAGGTGGTCAGGACTCAGTACTCACCTTTTTCCGTTGTCTCCGCACGCCGCTGTGAACACTGGCGTTGAGCACCACAAAGGCAGCGAGGGTGGTCGCTGCGGCAGTAAGAGCGATAAGGCGCAGGGCCCGGCGAGGCCTCATGACGCTGCAGGGAGGACTTCCCTATCTGTCTTGGCACAATTTTTCTGGGTATATCCTATAGATGCTTCGCACTTCATCCAGGGAGTCCTTGGGAAAGGTTATGGACCAGTGCAGTGAATGTCAAGCCTCGGGAACATGTCGGCTTTGGTCCCGGCACAAGTGTGCTCACGTGCTGTCTGTGGCGGCCTGAGCCAGTCATGCCTCCAGGAGCTACGGCTGCCACATGCTCCCTCCAACACCTCCCGCCACACACTGCTGACCCGCCCGGCCCGCAGCCAGCCCAGCCTGACTTCTGCCTGGCCGATTCCTCAGCTGTTCCCCACCCCCTCCCACCCAGACCACACCATTCATTTTCTGCCTCCCTCCACGCCGGAAGCTCACGTCGACACATCTGTCTGAGGCTTCAGGGAAACGCGGGAGTCCTCATCGATGGTGTATTTTTGGTACAGAATTGTCACACGCGAGTTGAATTATGCTATTATATTTAATATAGATACTatttcagtagtagtaatagtagcagtggtagtagtagtagtagtagtagtagtagtagtagtagttgtagtagtagtggtagtggtagtggtggtgtggtggtggtagtggtgtggtggtgtgtggtggtggtggtggtggtggtggtggtggtggtggtggtggtggtggtggtggtggtggtggtggtggtggtggtggtggtggtggtggtggtggtggtggtggtggtggtggtggtggtggtggtggtggtggtggtggtggtggtggtggtggtggtggtggtggtggtggtggtggtggtggtggtggtggtggtgtagtgaggtggtggtggtggtggttggtggtggtggtagtggtaatagtggtagtggtagtggtggtggtgtggtggtagtggtagtggtggtagtggtagtggtagtaataataatagtgctaatagtagttgtactagtaatagtggtaatagtagtagtagtagtagtagtagtagtagtagtagtagtagtagtagttgatgttgttgttgttgttattgctgttgttgttgttgttgttgttgtagtaccatcatcatcatcatcatcatcagcagcagcagcagcagcagcagcagcagtaaaccCACGTCTCGGGCAGCAGGCCGACTTGCTGGCGCACCTCAATACACCACTTGCTCCATCTTGCCCGAGATGACAGACTTCTCCAATGTCGAGGCAATGGTGGTCACCCGGAGCGTGTCCTCCGCGGTCACACTGAGGTCGTCGAGGCCTGGGGGCGTGAGGGGGCAGGGGTGAGCATGACGCGGGGAAGGGCAGGGTGTTGACGAggcgcccagagagagagagagagagagagagggaggaagggagagacagctactaccttctcctcttcgacCTGAAAGAACCTAACACTAGAGAGAACAGTTCACACGAGtgcttccatcttttctttcctcagtgAAGTATTGTTTTCACCGAAGCGTGTAACAAAACCTTCCTCATTAACAAGATACTGCGACAGACCTGCAATAATTGATCTTAAACAATTAATACTCACATCCCTATCATTCCCTTCGAAACAAGTGCTGTAGATCATAAAATAATTTCACTAATAACtcgtcagagaaaaaaaatatcaagggtTGACGTTCTTTAAATACGAGAACTAAGATGAAATGACACAACCTTGGCAGccgcttccttccctctcgctcCCTACACGTGTCTGGCCAAGACTCATAGGCTCGTGCACTCAAATACTTGTGCGCCTCACCtcctctatttcaaaaggctctatttatagttacacgaatttttttagatatttttacgtttctaatgacagaatgacaagatttctacatgattaactgagaaacactcttgaaaaccgtgCCAATCATTTatgtggcctctgaaaatagtcgtggtaagagagcaaagcgtttctgaatacggaccataACCCccacttcctttgtattcctccagCACGAGCAGGTATGAATAGAATACCACGCCGTGCATTCCTCTCTGATAAGTAACGAGCAGTAGATTCTATGTGGAGGGGAAAGGCGACAGTAGGAGCATGAAGGGAGAGGACGTGCGGAGTGTGCGTAGCGGTCAAGACGTAGTAGTGACGCGTGTTGAGAGATAAGGCATTGTGAGCAGGGTCAGTTTCAAGTGTTTGCCTGCAGCTCCGCCACCTCGCGATACGCGCGCCGCTGCCTTGATGCTGTGCGGGGCGCCACTCTTGGATTGGCACGATTAGCGGCaactctgcttctttttctattgatctttatttttgtatcattaAGTTGGAAGTTATCAAATGAAGTAGTTAGTTAGACGGTTGGTGAAGAAAAgtggataaaaacaaaaagaatcagCGAGACTCAGCCACTCACTCTTCTtcagaaaataaagttaaaaaaaataatgcggAAGATCTCAATAATGCATGCCAGTTTAGTCCCTGAGATGTTGCTCTTACATGGATGCTCCGCCACTGATGTCAAAGATGTGCAGTCATGTTCTGTTGTGTCgagtttctttactttttatggTTCTACTCGATCATTGCAGACTTAACGTGACTCAGCGGAGATACGTGTTCTCaagcacattatttttttctcaacagGGTTGCTTTGAGAAGCCTGAAATGATTAGTTTATTTCGAACAGtaattttctccctttcatggTACACAATCCATATTAATCTCACGGGGATCATGAGAGCGTCTTTGTAATCTCTAATGACTTCCACAAGAGGATGTTAGAAGTAGTAGAGATTAGACGCCGAAGCTTTCAGGAATTCGGAGCAGATTGTCATTTGTTGCTTCAGTCTCAGATCACTGGCCCAGGGGCGGCCAACCTTTGGAAGAGTGCGTGCTTGAATTGGCAAAATCTCGAACACAAAAGTTTTCCACTTGCCAACCAAGATTTTTtgagaatatatattttttattttattttaagacTTAAGTATTTAAACAACTTTTTAAATCTAAAAACAAAGATTCAAAAATTGTGTTTCTCCAAGGATCCGAGTTCTTTTTTAACAAAGCTGACCATTCTAATCGCAATTATGACAGCTAAACAGTCATGCTAGATCAAAAcatgtatttgatattgtgtaGCACTTTTCCTCAGCTTTTAGAAAACGAATAGTTTGTATTGGTGAACTCACTACTTTGGATCTTAGGACCCataaaaaatctataaaaattCTCATCTGACCCCTCCATGCCGCCCTCGACTACCAAAAACGCACAGAAAAAACAGTAAATTGTGCTTTTACGTGCCAGAAACAAGTCATCGGCTTACCACGTTTGTCGCGCGTGCCAAGGGTTGCTCACCCCTGACTAGGCAGTCCACCCACGATGGAAGTGAAACCAAACATTACCGTGTGAGTGAATAAAAAAGTACAATTGCATCTGATTTACTCTGGGAGTGAAGCAGTGATAAAGCCTCTGACAACTTGTAGGAGTGTCAGTTATAAAGACATATAACGAGAAATTTCTCAAACTGTTTGCCTCGAGCAGATACAGTTGTGACTACCAGTGTATGTAGTAACAGATCACACTTACCTCAACTGTGACCCTTGCCCTGTGCCTCGCCTCAATTTCCATTCCTCTGATATGAGAATGTAAGGTTTCGTAAGGTGACATACATCGGGTTGACCAAACAGATCATAACAGTGAAATTAGTGTGGGACGGTAATAGACTTTTGACCGTAACTGTACCATCTATTCGTAACACACTCACGTTTTTTTGTCATGGCATATGAAGCTGATGTACATTTCTGATACTATGCGTATGAAGGGCAAGCTTCACCATGTACTGTACACAGtaagatttttttcattttaagaaGCTAATGGACGTTTTTTCGTCAAGATAGGGGAGCTGTACCGAAGTCCAACTGGCATTTCATAAGCTTCATCAACTTTATTCGTTGGTTGTCTGACTTAAAAACCCGAAATGAGGTAAACATCTCGCTTACATCCCTGTCATCACGAGACCAGCAGCGGCAGCGAAGTGTTTGATCGATACGTGGTGTGAGACTCCCGAAGACTGATTGGAGATGGAAAATGCAGTTACCCCCGCTGATTGACGAAAGAAAACGGTAATAGCCCCATGCAgccacaccgccacaccgcCTTCAAACCTAATCACTCATGAGTTTGACTTGATCCGTAATATTGGGAAGACCAGCCGATTGGAAGTGGGGACGGCCGATTTACTGGTGTATTCTGACTGGAGCTAGTTTCATTATGACGGTTCACGATGGATATTCATGTCAAGATTGCTTCTCCTGTAAAGAGTGAAGAGCGAGGAACACTGTATGTGATGAAATAACCCAGACTTGGATTTTTTGTCAGGAGTTTGTCTTATTTAGGAGAGGAGTGTCAAGGCATCCACTGACCTTGTATTGACTTTTCTAgaatattcttttgtttttaaccccttgagtactggGGCGCATTTCTATCTTGAGCTTTGGGTGTGGTTAGATGATTttgctgacattaggaagggtctgtggaagtcagaatattaatggctactgtcttcactattttaatccccacatctgtttccgaagctgtataaaatcatcaaatagtaagcggaatgaatatggaaacgtgtcatggtactgaagaagttaaattaATGTAGCACTCCTTTTGAAAACCCGTTTCTTCacacctatcctatcctatcgaTATATTTGTATACTTGGGCGGCAATCTCATATGGAGTGGTCCAGATTTTATaggtaccacacacacacacacacacaccgcttagtgtagtggttagcacgctcggctcacaaccgagaaggtccgggttcgagtcccgggcgcggcgaggtaaatgggcaagcctcttaatgtgtagggtctgttcaccaagcagcaagtacagtaggtacgggatgtaactcgaggagttgtgggctcgctttcccggtgtatggagtgtgttgtggtctcagtcctacccgaagatctgtctatgagctctgagctcgctccgtaatgcatgggaaggctggctgggtgaccagcagatgaccgtggtgaattacacacacacacacacacacacacacacacacacacacacacacacacacacacacacagtcctcacCCTGGATAACGTCACAGAAGTGGTCCAGCTCCCTGATGTAGCCCTGCTGGTAGCGGGACGGAAAGGAGTGGTACACGGGTGGCTGCGTCTCGCCCTTCACAGTGGAGGCGGTCATCGGGAAGGGACGCTCGTTGCCCGCAGCCACCATGCCCTTCGGCCCGAACACCTGCATGGAACATCAGAGTGTCACCGCCCCGCACGCCACTCAAAGCGTGTAGCGAGAGAGCATATTACTAAGAGAACAGCGGAGAGGTAAAGATTCTCCTCGTGACGGAACAGACGGCCATCCCAATATGTATtaaatgaacatttttttttttttttttttttgctatggaGAAAGTAATGCAGTCATTTTCAAGAACAATATTTTGCAAAAcccaagaaaacaagagaaggaactaATTTCTaggatgtaaataaataaaggaaaatgccAGGAAAGGAATGTTCTTATATACATCATAAGTCTAACTGATTGTTCTGGCCACCACATCCCTACCGCACCTCGTCACTAACATAACAGAGCCACAACCTCCACCTGGCCGACCCGTAGCGGCGGGAACTACTGGGTCAGTGACAAGAAAGGCAACTCGCGGCGCTCACCTCCAGCCGCTGGTCGTATCCATAGACGGCGTTGCGGCTGAGGTCTGTCATGGAGAGAGCGCCGGACGGGAACTTCATGGTGAAGGCCACAGTGTCATAGTCGTTGATGGCCGCCACCTCGGGCAGGAAGGCGGTGGCCGAGGCGAACACGTGGGTCGGGTACTCGCCCAGCACCCAGCACGTCAGGTCAATGTCGTGCACCGCGCAGTCGTGAAAAATCCCTCCTGTGAAGCAGATGTTGTTGATTTCAAGCCTTCACACACAGGTTCACTTTCATGCACCAGGATCCCTTATTGCCTAAACTGTATGCATGGAGacaattattttccttctacaacaacaatacacacacacacacacacacacacacacacacacacacacacacacacacacacacacacacacacagttcgctATAGTTCGTTGGTAACATCCCCAGTCACTGTGAAAGTCATGGCCCACTCAGGTGCAAAGGTTTCCATTGGGCGGCGAGCAGTTAGTGATGAGTGGCGTGTGGAAGGTCTTAATTTGAGTCATCGATAGGACTGTATGAAATAGCAGTGGTAGATGAACAGAATATACTCAGTAATTATTAATCAGCTTGTTAATTTTGTGTCGATAGGGagatttaaaagattagatagattcatagaaaaagatggaaagaggtaTAGGCATGTTTTATAGAGACAGCCACGTGCAGGACCGATGGCTTCTGGCAGCTTTCCTTATTGTCACAAGTTCTTTCTTATGGACTCTAAACTCTCTGAAAGAAGAAAGCTGACGATCATGAATCCAGCACATGGTTATCAAGAGGGAGGATGAAAAACGCACCCGATATTTTGAGATAATCTATGGACGGCACTGGGGAGTCACGCGCCACCGTCTTCACGATCTGCACTCTGCCCACCGCCCCGCTGTGCACTTCCTGCTGCAGGTGGCTGAAGCTCGGGTCGAACCGCCGATTGAAGGCACAGAGCAGCGGCCGCCCCACCTGGGAGTGAACCAGTGCTGATGTCAGTAAATTAAAGGCATATAGGTCCCAACTGTCAAATGTCATGGCGCTTTTCTTGAGTAAATTTTCAATAAGTTtctttagaatttttttttcgattcagaggggaagaaggaggaggaggttgacgaAGAACAGAGGGAGaactaagaaaaggaggaggaacaaaaacaaaaggaggaagagagtgaagagaaggagaggcaagaggaagaggaaaggaatgaagagagggaaaggcaagaggaggaggaggtggagtagtaGAACGTTACCTTTTGCGCCAACTGGTAGCACATTCTCGTATCTTCCATGTCCTCAGCGATGGGCTTCTCGCAAAACACCGCCTTCCCCGCCTGCAGGCCGCGCATCACTAGGTCCTTGTGGAGGTAGGTGGGCGTGGCGATGATGAGGGCGTGCACACTGCCGGGAGACTCGAGCTGTCAGAATGTGGTGCTGAGGTAAGGAGCTTTTGTCAGAGTGTACCTTATGTAGTTTTCCTCGCCtcgacttctgatctttcactttcttcgGTAGTGGACGTGTGTATCTCATGTTTCGTTCACTGTTTGTAGTGTTGATAGATTTATTTTACATGTGAGAGGAAATATTGCCCAAGAGTTACTGAAAAATGCTTGATTAATTTTGTCTCACTAGAAATAATAGGAGAGGGATtcaattcagtactgggacatattttttccttgagatttgtatacgattagaccattttattgatatcagtGTGTTTatgaggtcagaatattaatggccagttttcattattttaatcccacacataagtttctaaagctgtataagatcatctaatagtaatcagaataaatatggaaacacgtcatattACTCAAGGGCTTAATATAGTTCTGTCTTGATTCTTCtctcaagtcacaggaaggtggaaaaaaattgAGCTAGGCAAAAAGCACCAGAGTTAACCAGTGAACAGATGAAAAAGGTGGAGATGGTAATTGACTCTTgcattataactactacttgtACAGTTTGGCTGGATTAGAGACTCAGATATGACGCACTACAGACGACAACTCTGACAATAGAACACATGGCTCTGATATCGTTatgagttccaaagtttaccattGAATAGATGAGAGAGTACAGAtgctgattaactcttgcattacattGCGACGAATACTACAACTGGATCGACTGGAAACATACAGAGGAACCACGTGAGACAGTAGAAAACGCTACATGAGACTTCTGGCGGGGACTCACTCACCTGGGATCTTTAAAgactttttcatcattttcggGGTTCACCAACTGCTCCTCCGCCAGCCGCCACTCCTCAGCCACCGCCTTCAGCTTGGCACGGCTCACCTCCACCACGTACTTGAGACACATGCGCGGGCTGCTCATTATGTTCTTGAGGTGGATGGAGCCTGAGGGTGGAGGGATGTATCATTAGTCATTCAGAATAAGGAGCACCACAAAGGTTACTCCGATGTGTCGCTGTACGTGTCCTGCGTGTTAGTGTTGGTCTTTTCCTCTTGCTCAGTGTGGTTGTGTGGGACAGTGTGTGTGGTTGTTATTTCACGACAGCCGGATAAAAAGACAATCCTTTTATGCTACCTGTGCAGCCGGACAGtgtttgtgattgttacttCACGACAGACAATTTTTTATGTTACCTGCGCTGCCTGACAGTGTTTGTGGTTATTACTTcacgacagacagatagatagacaatccTTTTATACTACCTACGCAGCCGGACAGTGTTTGTGATTGTTATTTCgcgatagacagataaacagacagtttttttttttgttacctgcGCAGCCTGACAGTATTTGTGGTTATGTTACTTCacgaaagacagatagacagacaatccTTTTATTTTACCTGCGCGGCCCAGAGCGAAGAGCGCCACGTTCACGACCTTGAGATCTTCAGGCACCGGCTTGTTGTACTTCTTGTTCGCCGTGGCAAGACCCGCGCCGATGAGGTACCTGCGGCCACATGCTTATCAGGGCAGGGAAGATACCGGCTAAAtgcaaagatacacacacacagaaaagtgtCGCATCGTGTCTTGTAGTTTTAAGACTTTAGAAAATAAGACGAAACACTTTAGTATCTTATtcatgatgcgttttcatatcattctgcttcctatttggtgattttatacaatttcagaaactcatgtagagggattaaagtagtgaagactcttgacATCAATCTTTGGACCTCTATattcccttcctaatgtcaataaaatggtctaatcgtacacagatttcaaggtaaaaatgtgtcctagtattgaaggggttaatatatgATAGGGCAAGTTGTCATGACTTTCAAGAACGTTTTCATTATAGCAGTAATAGTTTAACAATGATATTGATTTTAAGTGGATTTGTTCTAACACGTTCTAGTGCAAGTTATTGTGTCTTTCACAGGTGCTTTCATCATTCCACTAAtacattaacccttcagtactgggacacatttttaccttgagatttgtgttctATTAGAACATTTTACTTAAATTAGAAAggctctatagaggtcagaatattaatggtcacagtcttcattattttaatcccttcaatactgggacacattttttacctcgagatttgtgtactattagaccattttattgacattaggaagggtctatttaggtcagaagattaatggccacagtcttcactattttaacaccttcagtactggaacacatttttaccttgagatttgtgtgcgattagatcattttatttaaatggaggtcagaatactaatggtcacagttttcagtattttaatctccctcatgagtttctgaagctgtatagaatcaccaaatagtaagcagaattaatatggaagcgcgtcatgctACTAAAGAAGTTAACAAGAATTATGTACTGTCAgtaagagaaacacacagaaaagagtctcaggaaagataaaaaaaaaaaatcatccttaATAACCAGACtgatcatctccgtggccttttgGAAATACTACTTATGAAACCTCAAGGCTTTTATGAATGCGGGTACTCGGTCATTCACTCCTGTCTCACCCCTGATGCCTGTAGTCCGTCACGTGGGCACTCTGCTTCTCCGTGAAAGGGGAGGGTGTTGTGTAGTTAACAGTGGCCATGCTTGCTGTGACGCCTCGCTGATCTGTCTTATACTAGCGCCACAAGCCTGCCGGAAGAAAAAGACTGTGAATGTGTGTTAGCTAGCAAGTCATctatggtggtagtgatggtggtggttatagtgatggtgatggtggtggtggtggtggtggtggtggtggtgataaagttGAGTTATTGTAATGAGTGATGATTAtgctgaagaaggaaggagtgactaGGGTGATGCTTTGacggtaatggtgataatatggtagcaacaaaaacaggaacaacaacaacaacaacaacaacaac is drawn from Portunus trituberculatus isolate SZX2019 chromosome 44, ASM1759143v1, whole genome shotgun sequence and contains these coding sequences:
- the LOC123518966 gene encoding inositol 2-dehydrogenase-like, with the translated sequence MATVNYTTPSPFTEKQSAHVTDYRHQGYLIGAGLATANKKYNKPVPEDLKVVNVALFALGRAGSIHLKNIMSSPRMCLKYVVEVSRAKLKAVAEEWRLAEEQLVNPENDEKVFKDPSVHALIIATPTYLHKDLVMRGLQAGKAVFCEKPIAEDMEDTRMCYQLAQKVGRPLLCAFNRRFDPSFSHLQQEVHSGAVGRVQIVKTVARDSPVPSIDYLKISGGIFHDCAVHDIDLTCWVLGEYPTHVFASATAFLPEVAAINDYDTVAFTMKFPSGALSMTDLSRNAVYGYDQRLEVFGPKGMVAAGNERPFPMTASTVKGETQPPVYHSFPSRYQQGYIRELDHFCDVIQGLDDLSVTAEDTLRVTTIASTLEKSVISGKMEQVVY